The Bradysia coprophila strain Holo2 chromosome X, BU_Bcop_v1, whole genome shotgun sequence genomic interval TCCCTCTCTCTTNNNNNNNNNNNNNNNNNNNNNNNNNCCctttgtttgcttttttctattttagtcCAGGAAGAGATTAATTATATCTCTCtgcttcaatattttatttataattttttttctttgttccatAACTCTCTATTTCATTACCATGTTTCACTTTACTTATATTTGTATCTGGATTATCACTTAATTATTCGAGAGTTTTTACAGTTAGTGTCAACTGAATCcatgatttgaaattaatccGAAACCTACTaaaaatttgctgaatttatcaaaattgaccaaaaaacaaattcggtaaatttaggtgaatttcggaaattttcactaatttcacGCATCAGTATTCCCAATTTGTGTGAATTTGTGTCCACCTTTGTTTCAGTGGCTTTACATGCTGGTCACTCAAATATTCACGCTGCTTATGCAAACCTCTTCGTATGGACACGTATAAGCTTTATGCATGTATGAGTAGACCAATTTGCAActacagctgaagcaaactttAATACGAcgtcaaatcaaaatttatcgaGAGTAAAACTTGAGATGGTTATGATGGACTTTTTGATATATTACTACTTTCTCCGGAGTGTCGAGAATTTGTACAGTTTTAAGTGTGATAAAAAGGTCAAAATTATGTTTCTGTGGTATCATTTGAAGGTAGAGCTCTACAAGTtctacaattaaatttttaaaatatttcgatggacACAATAACTTTGATAGTTATAATTTTGACAGTTTCTGTTGGTAATTTTTTCCCGGGTTTCTCATCGTCTCATGTAAGCGAATGGACTGTTTTTATGACGCCTAATAATTTCCTCGTACAGCCTAGATTCGAAAGAATTTCCttaatttctcgaagtttcctTCAAACTCCCtaaattgttgtattaaaaGAGTTTTCGCAACTCCGTCGCGAAAAGTGAGACTTCCGCTGCCTTTTTTGcgaaaaaatgttgtatacaactcgtgataaatgatttttttaggcaaaaaaaaacagtctaGTGCctgaaaaagcatttatcactcggttgtataaattgCTAAATCAGAAAACTAATAGTTacttatgacatcgagtgcgaagtactttattaggcccTAGATGTATTATTATGTAATCGTCAGCCTAATATAGTACTTCGCACCGaaattcatacaacgttttatgctaCAGAGGGATCTAAAGttcgcagttttcgaacatCATGATCTCAAGTTgcataaagtaaaaaaaaaaatctttagaaattttgagtgaaaattttttctttaaaattttttctcagagacattttttgaaatatgaaaatcgacacaattctgtttattttgtgtgttagTTGTGGACTTCTTGAGGACCATGTATTCCGGTTAATCGAtcgagaatttgttttttttttatccaatAAAAATCCCGAACAGAAAAATCTAGTCCGTCATTTGTTAAGCAAAATATATACGCAGTCTGCAGTGGTGATCCATGCATATCACTTAAGACAataatgtgtcggttttcacaTTTCTTCCGATTGtataccttttttttaaatctaaatcTCATGGACCCATTTAGCCAAATAAAAAGAAGCAAAACAGGAAGAAGCAATCAAACcgtaaaaataattatttaaagaaaatgacaccattaaaatatacaaaacacatCCGTTCTACCCCTCATTTTTTCCCcctttttattaaataaaaaatctgcAAAGATGCAAACGAAAAAAGAacagaaattaaaatgaagGCGAAAATCCAATTCACTTTTAGTGTAAGTTTACGATTTGtagccaaaatttcagaaaaaaaactcttatTGTGTAGATTATTACTAAAAtgtaaactttaaataaatttaatcgagaaatttaatagttttgcaaaacaaacaaacaaaatgaaaaaaagaaataaacaaccgaaaaaaaaccatAAATTGATGATTATATGGCTCCACCCCGTGTATTGATTCTCTGATTTTctgacatttttaattttctttcatacaataaaaatacaaaaaaaatttatttcaaacaataaaaatgaaaaaataatttttgtttcgtgttTCTATTTGTCGACGTTGCGGATCAGCAACAGGTACAATCTGACCTGAACCGaggattttattgattttttctgCGCTCTTACCTGGGAATTTGTATGCCACAGAGCCGTGTCTAGTATACTCCGTCGAACACACACCCGCAGTTTGCAAAGAATCATCCAGTCAATGTGTGTAAATTTCAAACTACAAGTTGTGTGGACCACAGAAAAGAGTCATTGGACATATTGTAATATTGGCAGTATTTGATGTGCGGGACCTTTCTGAGAAAAAAACACGCCATCGTTGCCGAACGACAGTAGTTGCCTTCGTCGTATCGATTTAGTCTTGCATGAATTTGGTACCATTTGGACTGTTAGTACCGGAGTTATAAGGAAATGAAGGTAGAAAGTTGATATGGAAATTAGGAATTAATATCACACCATGGAAACCACAAAAATGGTAATTTATTACAGAAATATTCCACCTAAACAGTCCACGTTTGGTTTCAGATTAGCAAACTATTTTTGCTGCATCTGGATGTAAGCTTAGTAACAAACCTAATGCCATATATGACGTATATTCGGAGCGAAACTAGTTTGAGTCGAATATCGATTCTTCAAATAATATGCTTTTGTCGACAGGCACTCAAAGTTCTGATTCTTAGAAATTCTTGCTTATGTGTAAAGTTGAACAAAAACCACTAATATTCATTTGATATTCATTGGAATTGACTGTACTTGGAGTAATTTCAAGTCGATTGAAATGCTTACCACAGATTGCTACCATGACACTAAATATAAGTGGTTATTATTGTTCGATCATCGAATTCTGTACACTACTAAAGAGggattttttaaaaagtggaccaggctccggaaaaacttttttttaacggcTCTTTGTTTACATGCCCAGACAGCTCTTGTCCCCAATAGTctaaaaccgcagtcgtttaattttaatattcttctATCGCGTTTTTACGCGGATTTGACTGTACTTGGACTTAGAATATGGCCCTTCTGTTgtggtttttattgtttttattgttctgTTTAGCTCGGTTGAAGTCTTGGATATGGTGAAAAGCTGACGCTCAGACTCTGAGTGAACGGTGGATCAGTGGACGAAATTTCCTTTCTTACACAGATAATCCGTAGACCCTCTAAACCCCTGTGCGTCTTTCTTAAGACGACAGGTAAAAAAAGTCCATTCTCATTGCAAGATGTATCAGATCAGAGCATTGTTTTAACTGTATTTCTATATACAGATGTGGTATTGGGTTCAGGAATGAATGTGTTAAGACGTAGAAAAGACGAGAAGAAGACAATTGCTTCATGGATTGGCAaattatgattcacttcaggttatactcttcaatgagtagagtatatagaagagaaacgggcaaggtaggtttagtcccaaacCCTCTTAAGACGATGGATCGTATATTATTACGACTGCTGAATCATAATGAGCTGAATCTTGAGGCGCTGAGTCCTGAAtcgtgaaaaattcaattggacTGGGAAGAATACAGCTGACGCCGAAATAAAGAATGAATTGAAAGGACAATGAACTTCCACCAAAAGTCTAAAAGGGTGTTTttccgtgatttactgccgctacaggTTATGGGCATACGTGTGTGTGGGTtcattggataggtattgaccaGTAGATACGGATTATCTGTGACAGATATCGTACATTATCTGTAccattgttcgaaaatgacaaaaataatttttcagtcaaaagcCATAAATTTTTGTGAGCTTCAAAGCGGGATATCTCACACCTGGCGAATATTTATCTTTAGATCAGTGGATACAGACATCAAAAACATTATAATTCGTGCATTATTTTGTCTTCGAGTGAAGGAACCTGTCTTCTATGGCAAGTGGGGTATTATTGTAAAACTAGGTTAAACCTCTATCCACTAATCTAAAGATAAATATTCGCAAGGTACGAAGCTCACACAAAATTTCCGGTCTTtgactgaaacattatttttgttattttcgaacaaaggTACAGAACTTGTAAGATATCCTGCCCCGTATCTACtggtcaatacctatccaatgaACCAATGATTACATATATGTCCATAGCCCGCAGCAACAGTAAATCATGGacaaaaaacacccttttttgacttttggTGGAAGCTCACAAGccgataaaaaaatattaaaattaaacaattgcGGTTTTAGACTCTTGGCGACAAGAGCTATCTgggcatgtaaacaaaaagttcgctaaaaaatagctccgacggagccaggtccactttcaaaaaaatccctcaaaGCTATTTCTGTCAATCAGCTCGCTTCACTTTTATGCTCCACGTTCCACACATTTTCACCAATACAATACGAAGGTCAAATGTTCCAGTTCGCTCAGTTCCAGGGAACTTCTGTTATCACCGAATTGCGCACGTGAAAAATTATGAACCACCGATGAATTACATTGAAAATAGTTCTTTCTTGTGTGTTCATCGCTTCAGGTGAAtgagaaacattttccattacTACTGACAATACAAATATGACACGATAGCGAGGTTAAGAAAATCGATTCACTCAGCCCAATTTCGCTACTCAAAGCTGTGAAAGTCGTGATAGCTGAGAGTGAAATCTGCTAAATATTGTCTTCCTGATTCCTTGTCCAAGGAACAACCTTGCGATTCGCTTTTTACATTGTTCCCCTTCCCGCTATATGAGTGATTGTTCTAATCACTGGGatcataaaacttttttgtgtCCAGATTTCACCCCGTGCTCTCAATATATCGATAGCAAATCGAACTGTTGTTACACCATGGAGAGCAGACCATTCGTTGTTTTTCCATTGGCGCAAATGTGAGATTATATCCAAATTTATCCCGAAATTTTTGAGCTGGATATCATTCAAAGCGATGACACGGGTGACACGATCAAGTCGAAATGATGCAAGTCGAAATGATGCAAGTCGAAATGATGCAAGTCGAAATGATGCAAGTCGAAATGATGAACAGCACTTATTGAAGGAAAAAGAGAACTTACTGAGGATAgtccaataaatttattgcatttcTCTGTAGTccatgaaaaacaaaaagttgaatttataGCAGAAGACATTCTGAAAGTGACCTCagccacacacacacataaggTGTCTTTCGTTTTAGTCAGCTGCTGATGCATTTAATacataaaattgttaaaaatgtgtttaaccTAAACGAAAAAACCGACGCGATATATTTACAAGCAAAAACCTAGCGCCAAATGCAACCACACTATTTCGGATCGATTTGAGCCGACGAGAGTTCGTTCATTTTGGGATAGTTGATGCTTTTCTTGTCTAGTTCGGCCTGGGCCCATAATATCAGCTTAAGTAAATTTATGATCCGTGGAGTCGTTTGTTCGTAGTGTTCATTCTTCAGAATGGCCGCATTCAGTTCACTGGCCACCTGTGGAAAAGTAAACCATCCAATTTGAAATCATGtaaatattcatcaaaatgACAACAACGCATCGACACATCAACTGACCTTTTGTCGATGAGATTGCTCTAATAAATCGGAAAATGGACTCTTCTGCGGCTGTTCAAATGCCAGCAATGCCAATGTTCTTTCCAATTCACTCAACACTTCCGGATTGCTTTCACCCGCCTCTGACATCTGTGTCTGTGCAAATGTCAAAGCATCTTCAATTTTGCCAGCTCTGAAAAGTGGCGAAATTCAACGAAGTCAAACAAAATGCGCTCCGACATGGAGGTCGTCATTTACCTGATCAGTTCGATGAGATGTAACTGTTGCAAGTGAAAGTACAAGTAACGATCATTGTCCAACAGTTCCGGATGCAATTGATTGACGAGATGCGTTGCCTCTTGGACCCGACCACTTTGAACCGCATCTCGGATTAATATTCGATTGTCAAGGGTGTTTAGTTCAACGGTTGGTTCAACGCCAGCTTCcgattgaaatttttcggCAGCCTCTTTGAATCCTTCTGTATACAGTGCAAcgcaatacaaacaacaaaggaagacgaaaaaaaactttatgaaaatttcaatcactTTTTTACATCTTCgacgaagacaaaaaaaaaagaaacaacaacacaaCAATGAAATGTctacaaacaaaatgtatataaATAATGCTGACCTGTTACCAAATAATTCATAATCAACTTGTTCATATCAGCctgtttgaatttgaaattctcCAGACGTGATTGCCATTCTTTGGATGTATTATCCGATTTATCATTGAAACTCATGGCTGTGATTTCAAAATCTTAAATTAGTGATTTGCTGcgatgttcaaaatattttctcaaaatgacTAGACTCATTTGACAGTCGCAGATGACAGTTTGACATAGTGCAGGGAGGaacaaacgccatctcttcctttcatttaaatcgaaaaaattgcaTAGAAACTTGGGCCATCTGTTTTCAGATAGGCAcgatattttgttgaacagaAGTGGTgaactattttaaaaaaatagctAAACCGCGACGGGGTCTGAATAGCATCACAGAGAATAACCTCCCCACCAATATCTTCCTCGAATTAgatgatttgaacgaaaatggTTTACTATTTTTGGTCACGTCACCTGTCCACCCTCCCCTTCATTATCCATTTCGTGAAACGCTACATCTCCCAAATCTGTTGTGGCTTCCATTGCAATGTCACCGTCATTGCTAAAATCCGATGGGGTTTGCAACGAAGCTTCCAACCGACCATCATTGTTCAAATCGAAACTTGTAGATTCTTTATCTTGCGAATTCGCTGAGAGTTGCGTAGAATTCCAACGTTTGGCAGCATTTCGTCGAAATGCAGCCATCTGTGCTGCACTCTTCTTTGGCCGTAGTCTCGGCATTTTTCGAGAAACTTCCATAAActtaactttttcaaaatggtGTCAATGGCTTGATGTACAATAACTGGATGAATGTGAATTGTCATTCGATTGAAGCGCTGTAGTAGCACAGTTAGTGATTTACATTGTTTATACAGAATTTCGTCGTACATTGTAATCTTACTGTAAACCTGTCGCAAATATTTTGTGCTACATGATTCGAATCACTAATCGAAAAGTAGATGTTTAgtgaaatgaaatcaattttctttgagATTGAAAGCAATTGTTATACTTTCCTAAGCcgaatttgctaaaaaaaaactttctcagGTATAAATATGTGTAGAAACAACGTTTCagtataaaaagaaaaaaattttatgaaagacGCGCAACAACAATGAATAGATCTTGGaggataaaaaataaaatgtgtgaaaagCTTGCACACACCACCCACTGAAGTGAAATTACTCTCGAATTAAATGCTAAAAAATCCACTAAATTTGGGTTCACTGATCTTCACAACTTGACAACCTGACTCGACTTTAAAATAATGTGATCTCTGAACAGCTTATAAGAGAATATTATACGAATCCACTATTCATTCACTCTTGTGGGATGTAGCTGTCCGGGATACCATGGCTGCATCAATGAGAGCACGGTCCATTGCTGAAAAAGCAGAGAGACATAAGCATAACCACTacatttctttgaaacaaaattatttgctAACCTCACTTGCTTTCGGGAatttaggttgcatgggttcggaaacaaagaaatttattgctaAATTGGGctctttttaatgaaaaaagcaACGGGTGAGGTAAAACCGAAAGAATACCTTTTGCAAAGAATCTCGATCGCAATTCAACGTGGTAACGCTGCTtgtattttgggaacattaggtAAGAAGAAGATTGATGATGTTTactgttttctttttaaagattttcctttttattttaagataagcgaaaaaaagactgctcaaactgcacagccagtaaaaaatcgatcttttcaaaaaacagaaattacaataaataaaaatcgtccaCTCTATTCCTTCCCAACGTTCCAAGAATACAAGCTGCGTTTCCTCTTTGAAtagcaattgaaattctttgcaaTAAATAATCTGTTGAACGCTTTTCCCCTGATGCTTTTTTCATCAAAGATCCTAATTTCGTGACAAATTTCTTTGCTTCTGggcccatgcaacctaaagattcaaaagcaagcggggtgaataaataattttctttaagttttctataatgattatgctttAATCTCTCCGCTTTTTCTGCAACTGAGCGTGCTTTTTAAGAAGTTTCACCAATGTATGAAGGAGCCAACGTATCACGCGCTGTCACATCCCATAAAAGAGATATACCATGACTCCACGGAATTAGAGTCAtaccatcaggtcttttaccgtcaTCTCTAGAAATTCCTGGTGGCTGtaacaaagttggaaaatcTGCAGCAGAAAAAGCATGAGAAAACTCTCTGTTTACAGAATCATGTCGCGGCGTTATTCCTGTCTTAAGCTTGCATGATAATCCATGCAAACCGTCCTTTTTAACTAACTCACCACAGACACACCTATACTCCTCGCATAATTGGGATCCTAAGCgcagaccaacagcaattctcgcAGCATTGTTATctgtagtttttaatttttgaattttttgaaaagatcgatttttttaccggctgcgccataattgtgagcagtcttttttgtcgcatttaaaataataaagcTATTCAAAGATTTATGTAAACTCTACCTTATGAGTCTACACTCGATCCGATTTTGCAGGGACTTACCTTGACTAAAATCGACTTTCAGCAgtcacattttcaactaaattatcTCGTTTTTTAGCTAGTGGAGAAATTATGCTTGGAAAATACACTTTACCACATCGTTCGCGACAACTGCTGTCATTTCCATGCAATATTATGTTTTCTATTTCCACTATATCTGATTTCTTTCCGCgtagttgatttttttttttaatgtttaaatgTGCGAGGCTATGTAACGTCGAAATGTGataaggggccgttcataaattacgtaacgctagaggggggaggggggggtatgaggcaagcgttacggttctaacaaaattgggtcaaacttgacccttttagcgttacagacccgggggggggtctgaaaaatgttgatttttgcgttacgtaatttatgaacggcccctaagATGTGGCACAATCTTTGCTATAACGTTCAGGCGGCATCTTTTACTTTCTAAGCTTTTGCCAGACGGATAGTAGACTAAAAAGCTTCTGTCCCTGTCacttttctttataaaaaaaaatttgatggaaCAATCACCTTCTGAACCGCACATGAACCCCCCACTGATAAtgtttgattttatatttaaaataaaactttcaattATCTCAAAGTTTTTACATGTTATCCTCGATGACAAAACGTTTTGCATGGGTCGCCTCTaacaaatttccaatttcgatacaacgtttgtttttctttggttaagtatttttttattgtgacacaatgttcaatgaacaaaataaaagctGTAACATAAGTACCAATGCACCTTCTTTAAGATTGTTGTGGAAATATGCACCAGCTGGTTCTCTTCAGACATTCAGACTATAAACAGTTTTATTACAGTAAAGTAGTAATTTGAATGTCGAACTATGAAGCAGCTAGTGCAAATTTGGCACCATTCACtatattgtaaattttcattaaaagtcAATCATTCctctaaaattaattaattaataaagtCGGGTTGATAGTAAATTTTTCTAGGACATTTTTCTAGGACCCATGAAAAATTCCCCAATAATGCACATGATTGTTTATCACATTTATAAGCCTATCGCAATtgaatttgcataagaaacatGGAGACATaatcaatttcttctttttgaaattccattaaatcaaaataataat includes:
- the LOC119082725 gene encoding glucose-induced degradation protein 8 homolog, encoding MSFNDKSDNTSKEWQSRLENFKFKQADMNKLIMNYLVTEGFKEAAEKFQSEAGVEPTVELNTLDNRILIRDAVQSGRVQEATHLVNQLHPELLDNDRYLYFHLQQLHLIELIRAGKIEDALTFAQTQMSEAGESNPEVLSELERTLALLAFEQPQKSPFSDLLEQSHRQKVASELNAAILKNEHYEQTTPRIINLLKLILWAQAELDKKSINYPKMNELSSAQIDPK